The following are encoded together in the Blautia obeum ATCC 29174 genome:
- a CDS encoding mobility-associated LCxxNW protein — MENYCAFSKNHKCLNWTDYELTRYELEEAGSLCQANWIEIERKNEYIQLLQALLNDHGIPYPVE, encoded by the coding sequence ATGGAAAACTATTGCGCATTCAGTAAAAATCATAAATGCCTCAACTGGACTGATTATGAACTCACAAGATATGAACTAGAAGAAGCCGGCTCTTTATGCCAGGCAAACTGGATTGAAATTGAACGAAAAAATGAATACATTCAATTACTACAGGCATTACTTAACGATCACGGTATCCCATATCCCGTCGAATAA
- a CDS encoding transposase, whose amino-acid sequence MVEKIGNGKIYDTRLSNGPIESLNRKIKDLKRLGRGFRNFEHFRNRFLYATRALPVLNGVSDYNPVSYLENDEF is encoded by the coding sequence ATGGTAGAAAAAATCGGAAACGGAAAAATATATGACACCCGTTTATCAAATGGTCCCATTGAATCATTAAACAGAAAAATCAAAGATTTAAAACGCTTAGGGCGTGGTTTCCGCAATTTTGAGCACTTTAGGAACAGATTTCTTTATGCAACAAGGGCTCTGCCTGTCTTAAACGGTGTTTCTGATTATAACCCTGTATCTTATCTTGAAAACGACGAATTTTAG
- a CDS encoding DUF6040 family protein translates to MIKELMIAVEKKVPYEKCEKCDRTAYQKAKEKCDNRKSQLEKKFKNMTTGYESILFLLAWYSITITLFTAILSPVFLNDCITFFGVLGKGMGSLFREFVIGADSFGQLSSGIPNRILSGLMYWLIVAIVMGILFIITGLLIVGIGYQVGKIYRKYCWDILSIIVAITSAAIVIYFGEWIKNAIPINLMVFLLLSHVIYIGIRCYVKGWMIERGYF, encoded by the coding sequence ATGATAAAAGAATTAATGATAGCTGTTGAGAAAAAAGTGCCTTATGAGAAATGTGAAAAATGTGACCGCACTGCTTACCAGAAAGCAAAAGAAAAATGCGATAACCGCAAAAGTCAGCTGGAAAAGAAATTTAAAAATATGACAACTGGTTATGAAAGTATCCTGTTCCTACTGGCATGGTACAGTATAACAATAACCCTGTTTACGGCTATTCTTTCGCCAGTTTTCCTTAACGACTGTATCACCTTTTTCGGTGTGTTAGGAAAAGGAATGGGAAGCTTGTTTCGGGAGTTTGTCATAGGTGCAGATTCTTTCGGACAGTTAAGCAGCGGAATACCTAACCGTATCCTTTCCGGGCTTATGTACTGGCTGATCGTAGCTATTGTTATGGGAATTTTATTTATAATAACCGGATTACTGATAGTTGGGATTGGCTATCAGGTTGGAAAAATCTACCGGAAATATTGCTGGGATATCCTCAGTATCATAGTGGCGATAACGAGTGCAGCTATTGTAATTTACTTTGGAGAATGGATTAAAAATGCTATTCCGATAAATCTCATGGTATTCCTATTACTATCACATGTTATTTATATTGGAATTCGATGTTATGTGAAAGGCTGGATGATAGAACGGGGATATTTTTAA
- a CDS encoding EamA family transporter: MWFVFALLSAVFAALTSILAKVGITGVNSNLATAIRTMVVLVMAWGMVFLTNTQGGITAISKKSWLFLILSGLATGASWLCYYRALQIGDASRVVPIDKLSVVITLVLAFIFLHEKFTAKSLIGCILIGMGTLLMVL, from the coding sequence ATGTGGTTTGTGTTTGCCTTGCTGTCTGCTGTATTTGCGGCGCTGACCTCCATACTGGCCAAGGTAGGTATTACCGGTGTTAATTCGAATCTTGCAACAGCGATTCGAACGATGGTGGTGCTTGTCATGGCATGGGGAATGGTTTTCCTCACAAATACACAAGGTGGAATCACTGCGATCAGTAAAAAAAGCTGGCTGTTTCTGATACTTTCAGGTTTGGCAACAGGTGCCTCATGGTTATGTTATTATCGTGCTCTGCAGATAGGAGATGCATCTAGGGTTGTGCCGATAGACAAGCTGAGCGTTGTGATCACGCTGGTACTGGCATTTATTTTTTTACACGAGAAATTTACAGCAAAATCGCTGATCGGATGTATTTTGATTGGTATGGGAACATTATTGATGGTTTTGTAA
- a CDS encoding AI-2E family transporter, with product MDLSKIAIKKIRELIVFTAFLVVVLWKFDVVLDVLKAIWGILFPFVLGGAIAFVTNVPMSFLEKKIFGRVKKENKIVVKLARPISLLLTIILAVGVIVLVMFGVIPQLTRTMGTLMMSIVDFIPQMQSWIREFSHNNQEIMKLVDQVQFNPDQAIKWGISLLGNGAGNMMNTTMSAVGSIVSGLATFFIAFSFACYVLFQKEKLHVQIRKVVFAFLPKKKADAFLKICSLTYRTFANFLAGQCLEAVILGCMFVVILSILGMPYALLIGVLIAFTALIPIFGAFIGCAVGSFLIFMVNPKQAILFIIVFLVLQQIEGNLIYPHVVGESVGLPSIWVLAAVTIGGNLMGIVGMLVFIPLLSVFYTIFREFVYLRLKKKHIKQVTKTEIEEYTVEEIVNSDIPEG from the coding sequence GTGGATTTAAGCAAAATTGCTATAAAAAAAATCAGGGAACTTATTGTGTTTACAGCATTTCTTGTGGTTGTCCTGTGGAAATTTGATGTGGTGCTCGATGTGCTGAAAGCAATATGGGGGATCCTGTTTCCCTTTGTACTTGGCGGAGCAATCGCATTTGTGACCAACGTGCCAATGAGCTTTTTGGAAAAGAAAATTTTCGGAAGAGTAAAAAAAGAAAATAAGATAGTCGTAAAACTGGCAAGACCGATAAGTCTGCTCCTTACAATCATATTGGCGGTTGGTGTAATCGTACTGGTGATGTTCGGGGTGATTCCGCAGCTTACGCGGACAATGGGAACCCTGATGATGAGCATTGTAGATTTTATTCCGCAGATGCAAAGCTGGATCCGGGAATTCTCTCATAATAACCAGGAAATCATGAAGCTGGTAGATCAGGTACAGTTTAATCCGGACCAGGCGATCAAGTGGGGGATAAGTCTTCTTGGAAATGGTGCAGGAAATATGATGAATACCACAATGTCGGCAGTTGGTTCCATAGTCAGTGGATTAGCGACCTTTTTTATTGCTTTTTCGTTTGCCTGCTATGTTCTTTTTCAGAAAGAAAAACTGCATGTGCAGATCCGAAAAGTAGTTTTTGCCTTTCTTCCAAAGAAAAAGGCAGATGCTTTTCTTAAAATTTGTTCTCTGACTTATCGGACATTTGCGAATTTTCTTGCAGGTCAGTGTCTGGAAGCTGTGATCCTCGGATGCATGTTTGTGGTGATACTGAGTATTTTGGGGATGCCATATGCACTTTTGATCGGAGTTTTGATTGCGTTTACTGCATTGATTCCGATTTTCGGGGCCTTTATCGGATGTGCAGTGGGAAGTTTTTTGATCTTTATGGTAAATCCGAAACAGGCAATTTTATTTATTATAGTATTTCTGGTGCTGCAGCAGATCGAGGGAAATCTGATTTATCCTCATGTTGTGGGTGAATCTGTAGGGCTCCCGTCAATCTGGGTTCTTGCAGCAGTTACGATCGGTGGAAACCTTATGGGAATTGTGGGTATGCTTGTTTTTATTCCGCTGCTTTCCGTGTTCTATACTATTTTTCGGGAATTCGTATATCTGCGCCTGAAAAAAAAGCATATTAAACAGGTGACAAAGACAGAAATAGAGGAATATACGGTGGAGGAAATTGTAAATAGTGACATACCAGAAGGGTAA
- a CDS encoding DVU_1553 family AMP-dependent CoA ligase, translated as MKRSNIDAMICKQEGITEITRDEIHRMQLEKLNIVLKKEKEREGFYRDLPERLESLTDLRSLPFTTETDLARDGGRMLLCSQGEVQKVISEQTSGTTGAGKRVFYTEGDCEHTIELFMAGLGEFIYPGSITMVAMPFSGPFGLGELIAEAIRRLGAKPLSTGTGRTYGELNRILEEEQPDTYVGMPTALLSMLRMCGKGSIKRALVSGDACPQTVMKAIEEILQTRLWPHYGSREMGLGGAICCTAHDGMHMRENHCITEIIDENGNVLPDGEWGELVITTIGMEAQPLIRYRTGDWTRIIPGRCLCGSEIKRLDFVKRMDPLGSIREMDELLFEIPELVDYCVKIVDGKKEITALFTSDNGEERIRSVLEEKDIRSWNCRKVKWEDLALYPGKRVTRQ; from the coding sequence GTGAAACGATCAAATATAGATGCAATGATCTGTAAGCAGGAAGGCATTACAGAGATTACAAGAGATGAAATACACAGAATGCAGCTGGAGAAATTAAATATTGTACTGAAGAAAGAAAAAGAACGAGAGGGTTTTTATCGAGATTTGCCGGAAAGACTGGAGAGCCTGACAGATCTGAGAAGCCTTCCTTTTACAACAGAAACAGATCTGGCACGAGATGGAGGCAGGATGCTGCTTTGCTCCCAGGGGGAAGTACAGAAAGTGATATCAGAACAGACAAGCGGAACTACCGGTGCCGGTAAACGTGTATTCTATACAGAGGGAGACTGTGAACACACCATAGAACTTTTTATGGCAGGTCTGGGTGAATTTATTTATCCTGGTAGTATAACGATGGTGGCTATGCCATTTTCAGGTCCTTTTGGATTGGGAGAACTGATCGCGGAGGCAATCAGACGTCTGGGAGCAAAACCTCTTTCAACCGGAACAGGAAGAACTTATGGCGAACTAAACAGGATTCTGGAAGAGGAGCAGCCGGATACGTATGTGGGAATGCCGACTGCATTGCTTTCCATGCTTAGAATGTGCGGAAAAGGCAGTATAAAAAGAGCACTGGTATCCGGAGATGCCTGTCCGCAAACTGTCATGAAAGCAATCGAAGAAATTCTGCAAACACGACTTTGGCCACACTATGGTTCCAGAGAGATGGGGCTTGGAGGTGCCATTTGTTGCACGGCGCATGATGGCATGCATATGCGGGAAAACCATTGTATTACAGAGATTATAGATGAGAACGGAAATGTGCTGCCGGACGGTGAGTGGGGAGAACTGGTAATCACAACCATTGGAATGGAAGCACAGCCGTTGATTCGATATCGAACCGGTGACTGGACAAGGATCATTCCGGGAAGATGCCTCTGTGGAAGTGAAATAAAACGCCTGGACTTTGTAAAGCGGATGGATCCATTGGGAAGTATCAGAGAGATGGATGAATTGCTGTTTGAGATTCCGGAACTGGTAGATTATTGTGTGAAAATTGTAGATGGAAAAAAGGAAATTACAGCGCTTTTTACATCGGACAATGGAGAAGAACGAATCAGGAGTGTTTTGGAAGAGAAGGATATTCGTTCATGGAACTGCAGAAAAGTAAAGTGGGAAGATCTGGCACTGTATCCTGGCAAACGAGTTACAAGGCAGTGA
- a CDS encoding DUF5714 domain-containing protein, whose amino-acid sequence MDHMNNSCCCGEAEYFSGCLICGAPITYRAESSIQTCSICHKEQLTNAVCENGHFICDACHSYGTYAPVITTLRDSTEKDALLLLEKIMDLPSVHMHGPEHHAIVPCVLLTAFRNNGEHMDYDVALSEICKRAKQVPGGTCGYWGVCGAAAGAGIFMSVMTGSSPLHKDAWPFPQKLVSIILSRLADVGGPRCCKRTSRIAIEEAVHFYSQFCSVNIPLSSITCKYCKDNRECIQEDCPYYSE is encoded by the coding sequence ATGGATCATATGAATAATTCCTGTTGTTGTGGTGAAGCAGAATATTTTTCCGGATGTCTGATTTGTGGTGCTCCTATTACGTATCGTGCTGAAAGCTCTATTCAGACGTGCAGCATCTGCCATAAAGAACAATTAACCAATGCGGTCTGTGAAAATGGTCACTTTATCTGTGATGCCTGTCATAGCTATGGCACATATGCTCCGGTAATCACGACACTCAGGGACAGTACAGAAAAAGATGCTTTGCTTCTTCTGGAAAAAATTATGGATCTTCCATCTGTACATATGCATGGACCGGAGCATCATGCAATTGTCCCATGCGTTCTTCTGACAGCGTTTCGCAATAATGGAGAACATATGGATTACGATGTTGCATTATCTGAGATCTGTAAAAGAGCAAAGCAGGTTCCGGGCGGTACCTGTGGTTACTGGGGTGTCTGCGGAGCTGCTGCCGGAGCCGGTATTTTCATGTCCGTTATGACTGGATCCAGTCCACTTCACAAAGATGCATGGCCGTTTCCTCAAAAACTTGTTTCCATTATTTTATCTAGACTGGCAGATGTTGGTGGACCTCGCTGCTGCAAACGAACCAGCAGAATTGCCATTGAAGAAGCTGTTCATTTTTACAGTCAGTTTTGTTCTGTAAACATTCCGTTGTCTTCTATAACGTGTAAATACTGCAAAGATAATCGCGAATGCATCCAGGAAGATTGTCCATACTATTCTGAATAA
- a CDS encoding response regulator transcription factor, with the protein MPGILVVEDDENLNRGITFSLKKSGYEVFSAESMKKAKRIASDNNVDVTICDVNLPDGNGLEFVRWMRCNYNTYIICLTALDQEMDQVMGYEAGADDYITKPFSLSVLLLKIEAHFRRRQEKTEAGKMISGDIVFIAGEMKVLIKSREISLTKTELKMLTFFLQNPKQILSKTQILENVFDLEGDFVDENTIAVNIRRLREKIEDNPAAPVYIKNIRGLGYIWNQEVRQ; encoded by the coding sequence ATGCCAGGTATACTTGTGGTTGAAGATGATGAAAATTTAAATCGTGGAATTACATTCTCACTGAAAAAATCCGGATATGAGGTTTTTTCAGCAGAATCAATGAAAAAAGCGAAAAGAATTGCAAGTGATAATAATGTGGATGTTACCATTTGTGATGTGAATCTTCCGGATGGGAATGGACTGGAATTTGTAAGGTGGATGAGATGCAATTATAATACATACATTATTTGTCTTACAGCACTAGATCAGGAGATGGATCAGGTCATGGGATATGAAGCAGGGGCAGATGATTATATTACAAAGCCGTTTAGTCTTTCGGTACTTCTTTTGAAAATAGAAGCACATTTCCGCCGCAGACAGGAGAAAACGGAAGCAGGAAAGATGATTTCGGGAGATATCGTATTTATCGCAGGAGAAATGAAAGTCCTGATAAAGAGTCGTGAAATCAGTCTGACAAAAACGGAGTTGAAAATGCTGACTTTTTTTCTTCAGAATCCGAAACAGATTCTTTCAAAAACACAAATATTGGAAAATGTGTTTGATCTGGAAGGGGATTTTGTGGATGAAAATACAATCGCTGTCAATATCAGAAGACTCCGTGAGAAAATCGAAGACAATCCGGCTGCACCGGTCTATATAAAGAATATCAGAGGTCTTGGGTATATATGGAATCAGGAGGTAAGGCAGTGA
- a CDS encoding type IV toxin-antitoxin system AbiEi family antitoxin domain-containing protein translates to MTQFEKLDLLLRECGGTIQTFQVLNNGISKSVFYAYVKERGLEQASHGVYVSPDTWTDAMFLLHLRCGQAVFSHETALFFHDLTDREPLKYTITVRNGYNPSRLQEDGFQVYTVKKDLHEIGITTMLTSFGHSVPVYDMERTICDLLRSRKNIEMQVFQDALKQYAKRKDKNLRMLMKYAAMFHVEKILRPYLEVLL, encoded by the coding sequence ATGACTCAATTTGAAAAATTAGATTTGTTATTGCGTGAATGTGGAGGGACAATTCAGACATTTCAAGTCCTAAATAATGGAATTAGTAAGTCTGTGTTTTATGCCTATGTGAAGGAACGAGGATTAGAGCAAGCTTCTCATGGTGTGTATGTATCACCTGATACGTGGACAGATGCGATGTTCCTTTTGCATTTGCGTTGTGGTCAAGCTGTATTTTCTCACGAAACTGCATTGTTTTTTCATGATTTAACGGACAGAGAGCCTTTGAAATACACCATAACAGTAAGAAATGGATATAATCCAAGCCGTTTGCAGGAAGACGGTTTTCAAGTGTATACAGTAAAAAAGGATTTACATGAAATAGGGATCACAACTATGCTGACATCATTTGGACATTCAGTTCCGGTTTATGATATGGAGAGAACGATTTGCGATCTGCTTCGCAGCAGGAAAAATATTGAAATGCAGGTATTCCAAGATGCATTAAAGCAATATGCGAAACGTAAGGATAAAAACTTACGAATGCTTATGAAATACGCAGCTATGTTCCATGTTGAAAAGATACTAAGACCATATTTGGAGGTGTTACTTTAG
- a CDS encoding nucleotidyl transferase AbiEii/AbiGii toxin family protein, giving the protein MITTARQLKDLVRNLSKKKSADAQILMRNYMMERFLERISLSEYKNQFILKGGMLVAAMVGLDARATMDLDATIKGTNVSVEDVEMIISKIISIPLNDGVLFRIKRISEIMEEADYPGVRVSMETKFDGVITPLKIDISTGDIITPREIKYNFNLMLENRTIEVWAYNLETVLAEKLETVISRNVTNTRMRDFYDIYILQKLHGKQLKKQVLWNALVATARKRGTLEQINSGDRREIFDEIEISSVMENLWKTYQKNYSYAADIS; this is encoded by the coding sequence ATGATAACAACGGCAAGACAATTAAAGGATTTGGTTCGTAATCTGTCAAAGAAAAAATCCGCAGATGCACAGATTTTGATGCGGAATTATATGATGGAACGTTTTTTAGAACGAATTTCTTTATCAGAGTATAAAAATCAGTTTATATTAAAAGGTGGGATGCTGGTGGCGGCAATGGTCGGTCTGGATGCCAGAGCTACTATGGATCTGGATGCTACCATAAAAGGCACTAATGTCAGTGTGGAGGATGTAGAGATGATTATATCCAAAATTATATCAATCCCTCTGAACGATGGTGTCTTGTTTCGGATCAAACGGATATCAGAAATCATGGAAGAAGCAGATTATCCGGGTGTTCGTGTAAGCATGGAAACAAAATTTGATGGAGTAATCACACCATTAAAGATTGATATTTCTACAGGAGATATCATTACACCAAGAGAAATCAAGTACAACTTTAATCTTATGCTTGAAAATCGCACAATCGAGGTATGGGCATATAATCTGGAAACGGTATTGGCTGAAAAACTGGAAACTGTTATTAGTCGAAACGTTACAAATACACGAATGAGAGATTTTTATGATATTTATATTTTACAAAAGTTGCATGGAAAACAACTCAAAAAGCAAGTTTTATGGAATGCACTTGTGGCAACTGCAAGAAAACGTGGAACATTGGAGCAGATAAACTCTGGGGATAGAAGAGAAATATTTGATGAAATAGAAATAAGTTCTGTTATGGAAAATTTATGGAAAACATATCAAAAAAATTATTCTTACGCTGCTGATATTTCATAG
- a CDS encoding cation-translocating P-type ATPase — translation MKEIYQQTVEEVLERVNGKKSGLTSEQVKRSREKCGWNELTEGKKKGILQIFFEQYKDFLVLILIASAIISGMLGDVESAAVIVTVITINAILGTIQTVKAEQSLQSLKNLSGPEAKVLRDGTIVQIPARELVVGDVILLEAGDMIPADGRLIENASLKIDESALTGESLAVEKNMDTILTEAPLGDRANMLFSSSFVTYGRGKAIVTDIGMQTEVGKIAGLLKSTSEKQTPLQVSLEVFGKKLSIMILIFCGLLFAINVFRGEKISSAFMFAVALAVAAIPEALSSIVTIVLSFGTQKMAKEHAIIRKLQAVEGLGSVSIICSDKTGTLTQNKMTVEDYYIDGKRISAEAIDISDQAQKCLLNYSILCNDSTNENGVEIGDPTETALINLGSRYGVEAASIRKLYPRNGELPFDSDRKMMSTLHLIDGKNQMIVKGAVDKLLERTEQIWTKEGIRKITEEDKEKIQRQNQKFSMEGLRVLAFTYREIPKNHTLTSQDEDHLVFLGLIAMMDPPREESKAAVAECIKAGIRPVMITGDHKITAAAIAKRVGILHDLSEACEGADIENMSDEELKEFVPNISVYARVSPEHKIRIVRAWQERGMIVAMTGDGVNDAPALKQADIGVAMGMTGTEVAKDAAAMVLTDDNFATIVKAVENGRNLYQNIKYAIQFLLSGNFGAILTVLCSSVAGLPVPFAPVHLLFINLLTDSLPAIALGLEPDRSEVMSEKPRLADESILTKDFLSKIGLEGLVIGAMTMISFLTGYNQNGTLLGSTYAFGTLCLARLFHGYNCKSDHPVIFTKGLFHNKWLQGAFVLGTVLITTVLTVPGFHNLFKVETLNLMQLGCVYLYAFASLPIIQLLKWIRMKLRKRGER, via the coding sequence ATGAAGGAAATTTATCAGCAGACGGTAGAAGAGGTTCTTGAAAGGGTGAATGGGAAGAAATCTGGGCTTACGAGTGAACAGGTGAAAAGATCCAGAGAAAAATGTGGGTGGAATGAACTTACAGAAGGAAAGAAGAAAGGCATCCTGCAGATTTTCTTTGAACAGTATAAGGATTTTCTTGTATTGATTCTAATTGCATCAGCAATCATATCTGGTATGCTTGGAGATGTGGAAAGTGCGGCAGTTATCGTGACGGTTATTACGATCAATGCAATCTTGGGAACAATACAGACGGTAAAAGCAGAACAATCTCTGCAGAGTTTAAAGAATCTTTCTGGCCCGGAGGCAAAGGTATTGCGTGATGGTACAATCGTCCAGATTCCGGCAAGAGAACTGGTTGTTGGAGATGTGATACTGCTTGAAGCAGGAGATATGATTCCGGCTGATGGAAGACTGATTGAAAATGCAAGTCTTAAGATTGATGAGAGTGCTCTTACAGGAGAGAGTCTTGCAGTTGAGAAAAACATGGATACAATATTGACGGAAGCGCCACTTGGTGATCGGGCAAATATGCTGTTTTCCAGTAGTTTTGTAACGTATGGGCGTGGGAAAGCTATTGTAACGGATATAGGAATGCAGACAGAAGTTGGAAAGATTGCAGGACTTTTGAAGTCAACTTCGGAAAAACAGACACCACTCCAGGTGAGTTTGGAAGTCTTTGGAAAGAAGCTTTCCATTATGATTCTGATATTTTGCGGACTCTTATTTGCAATAAATGTGTTCCGCGGTGAAAAGATCAGCAGTGCATTTATGTTTGCAGTAGCACTTGCAGTGGCAGCAATTCCTGAAGCGTTAAGTTCTATCGTGACAATTGTACTTTCTTTCGGAACACAGAAGATGGCAAAAGAGCATGCAATCATTCGTAAACTACAGGCGGTAGAAGGGCTTGGAAGTGTTTCTATTATTTGTTCTGATAAGACAGGAACGCTCACACAGAATAAAATGACAGTTGAAGATTATTATATAGATGGAAAAAGAATTTCAGCAGAGGCAATTGATATATCAGATCAGGCACAAAAATGTCTTTTAAATTATAGTATTCTATGTAATGATTCGACAAATGAAAATGGAGTAGAAATTGGAGACCCAACAGAAACAGCATTGATTAATCTTGGAAGTCGATATGGAGTAGAGGCAGCAAGCATAAGAAAGCTTTATCCAAGAAATGGAGAACTGCCATTTGACAGTGATCGAAAGATGATGTCAACACTTCACCTGATAGATGGTAAAAATCAAATGATTGTAAAAGGTGCAGTCGACAAGCTCCTGGAACGTACAGAGCAAATCTGGACGAAAGAGGGAATTCGAAAAATTACTGAGGAAGATAAAGAAAAAATACAACGTCAAAATCAGAAATTCTCGATGGAAGGTTTAAGAGTACTGGCTTTTACCTATCGTGAAATTCCTAAGAATCACACATTAACGTCACAAGATGAGGATCACTTAGTATTTCTTGGTCTGATTGCGATGATGGATCCTCCGAGAGAAGAATCAAAAGCTGCGGTTGCGGAATGTATAAAAGCGGGAATTCGACCGGTTATGATCACAGGAGATCATAAAATCACAGCAGCAGCAATCGCAAAGAGAGTTGGTATATTACATGATTTGTCGGAAGCCTGTGAAGGTGCGGATATAGAAAATATGAGTGACGAGGAACTCAAAGAATTTGTCCCAAATATTTCTGTGTATGCAAGAGTGTCACCGGAACATAAAATCCGCATTGTTCGGGCCTGGCAGGAAAGAGGAATGATTGTGGCAATGACAGGAGACGGTGTCAATGATGCACCAGCATTAAAGCAGGCAGATATTGGCGTTGCGATGGGAATGACCGGAACGGAAGTTGCGAAAGATGCAGCAGCGATGGTACTTACAGATGATAACTTTGCAACAATCGTAAAAGCAGTGGAAAATGGGCGAAACTTATATCAGAATATCAAGTATGCGATACAGTTTCTTTTGTCAGGAAATTTTGGAGCAATTTTAACCGTTCTTTGTTCATCGGTTGCAGGACTTCCGGTGCCATTTGCACCAGTACATTTACTCTTCATTAATCTTTTGACGGATAGCTTACCGGCAATTGCGTTAGGCTTAGAGCCGGACAGAAGTGAAGTGATGAGTGAAAAACCGAGATTAGCAGATGAGTCGATATTGACAAAAGATTTTCTTAGCAAAATCGGTCTGGAAGGTTTGGTAATTGGAGCAATGACAATGATCAGTTTTTTGACAGGATACAACCAGAATGGTACATTGCTTGGAAGCACGTATGCTTTTGGAACTCTTTGTCTGGCACGTTTGTTTCATGGATATAATTGCAAATCAGATCATCCGGTCATTTTTACAAAAGGTCTCTTTCATAACAAGTGGCTTCAGGGAGCATTTGTGTTAGGTACAGTACTCATTACAACAGTACTGACGGTTCCTGGTTTCCATAACTTATTTAAAGTGGAAACTTTGAATCTGATGCAGCTTGGATGTGTATATTTATATGCTTTTGCAAGTCTTCCAATCATTCAGCTGCTTAAATGGATACGTATGAAATTAAGAAAAAGAGGAGAAAGATAG